The genome window TTTCCCACAAACTCTTCCAAAAATTACTCATAAACTTGACATCCATATCCGAAGTGATGGTCTTAGGAATGTCATGTAAATGAACCGTCTCATTAAAGTAAATTTGGGTTACTTGAGATGCATCCATGGTTTTTTAACAGGCTATGAAATGGTCTATCTTCAAGAACCtgtcattaacaataaaaaaaatagaatccatGGCCTATTATGTATGGGGTAAGCCCAATACAAAATCCATGCCCACTTTTATCCACAAAGCATCAGGAATTGGTAGTGGGGTATACAACTTAGCATTCAATAAAGCCTTCTTGGACCTTTAACGAATAGCATACTTCTTGACAAAGTTGGAAACCTGACCTAGTAACTTAGGTCGATAATAATATGTGGACACTAGAGCCAACATCTTATCCTGTCTAAAATGCCATTCATAATATAATTCATGAATGATATGTTCTCGTAAAAAACAAGCTGGAATACAAAGCTGTGAACCacgaaaaaaataacaatttaaaagcaCATATTTCTCTTGTTTACCTCCTTCCAATAACTCAACATAAATTTGATTGAACAAGGCATCAGCCAAATATAGCTCACATAAAGTATCAAATCCTGGCATATGGGTATGTATGGTACTAAGTAAGGTCACACACTGACTAAGAGCATCAACCATTTTATTAGGCTGCCTGATTGGTGCCTCAATGAAAAAGTGAACCCTTGCAAAAATGACACTCACTTCGTATGCCGACAACTTTGTTTATACTGACCATTTATAACTCTCTCATTACCTACCCCAGAAGCATCACAATCTACTTCAAACAATTTCTCAAAGTTTGGTAATGTCAAAACTAGAGCTTCAGTCATCTTCTGCTTCACTTAATGAAAACTAGCGTCAGCCTCATCTATCCATTTAAAGGTATGTCCCTTTAGGCACTCTATAATTGGTGCGATAAGGGAACTGAAGTTCATGATGattcttctataaaaaaaaaactgcaattcCATGAAAACTCTGAACACCGTGGATGCTTTTTAGTGTCGACCACTCAACAATTACAAAAATCTTACTTTGATAAGCCTAAACAACATCAATAGATACAATAAAGccaaaaaagcaacaaaatcaGTGAAGAACttatacttcttttttttttttttttctgttgacaTACAATTGTTCCTTTCTTAAAGTATTGAAAACATCTCGTAGGTGCTCCAAATAAAACTCCAGAGTTGGACTATAAATTAGAATGTCATTGAAATAAACGACGACATATCTGCCTATGAATGACCTTAATACCTGCATGAACCTCATAAATATACTGGGAGCATTAGACAGTTCGAATAATATGACAATCCACTCATATAACCCATGGTGAGTTTTGTTTTGAAGGCTATCTTTCATTCATCCTCTAGTCTGATTTTGATCTGATGATACCCATTCTTGATATCGATcttgaaaaatactttagaCCTTGCCAACTGATCTAACATATCATTTAGACGCGGTATAAGGTCCTTGTATTTTACTATGATCTGGTTTATAGTCCTATTGCCTACACACATACGTTATAACCTATCTTTTTTGGGGACAAAAAGGGCTAGCATGACACAAAGACTCATACTTTCTTGGATATGCCTTTTCTCTAGCATTTCCAACTCTTGTCTCTATAACTCTTGAGCTTATTTAAGATTAAGTTTGTAAGTTGCTTTGTTTGGCAGGATAAAACCTGACATCAAGTTAATCTGGTGTTGTATCTCTCTTATGGAAGGTAAAACTTGGGGTAACTCATCCagcattaaatttgaaaattctaCTAACACAATATGTGTCTTCTCGAGACTATCATCATTTTCCTTCTCTAGGGATATACTCCTAGGCATTAGAGAAAATACCACTCACTCACTTTTTATTTCCTCTATAAACTGTGATAAGGACAATAAAGTCTTcccactatcaaccttcatcttcatcttcatcttcatcttctctaTCATAGGTTTAAGAATTACACGCTTCCTTTTAATGCTAAGGGTATAAGTGTTTTTTCTACCATCATAAACCACAGTCCTATCAAACTATCATGGCCTCCCTATAAGAATATGACAAGTATCCATCGAAACCACATCATATCAAGCATTATCAAAGTATTTTTGACCCATAAAGAAAGAACAAGGCAGCGTCTATCCATGATTACCTCAGTATCACTATTCAACCATGTCAGCTTGTAGGGTTGATTTTTAGTTGGCAGTTGAAGTTTCCTTACTGCCTTCGTAGAGACCAAATTCTTATAGCTCCAACTATCTATAATCAAACTACAAACTATATCTTTGATGATGCATGTAGAGTGGAAGATATTGTTACGCCTTCAATCCTTATCTGAATCACCCTTGGGTATCAACAAACTCTTTCTGATCACAAGGGTTATAATGTCATCTCCATGTAGAACACCACCTTCTCTATCTGAATCACCCTCGTTATTAGTAAAATTCATGGGCTCTTCCTCTACTAGCAAATTCTTTCCCGGATAATTCTCTGGTTTGCTACACGTGTTAATTTGGTGTCCCAACTCACCACATCTAAAACAACGAAGTCTAAAACCAAAACCTTGACTTGTTGCCCACTGATTTTGTTGGTTTGGCCCAACCTAGTTGGGGGTCTACCTTATGGCACTATTGCATcctctattattttattctgaTTGAAAGTTTCTATCAACAGTCATAGCAGCCTACTACATCTCCACCGTTAGCCCTCTGATACGCCTTTAACATTGTTCATAAAGTCTAAAGACACAATACATCCTGAATTGAGTGTCGCAGGCCACTAAGGTACCGTGCCACCAGTTGCTCCTCTGTTCTGCCAGTTCATTTCTTGAAACTAGTTGGTAAAATCATCAGTATAGTCATTGATAAATTTACCTCTTTGTTTTAACATGTAAAGCCTTTAGTATATAGTTTATGAGTAGCTAAAAGGAAGAAAGTGttgtttcatcttcttttttcattttgtctTAGTCATAGATTCTAGTTTTCCCTTGTCTCTCTTGTCTTCTTCAACTGCTCCCATCAAGCAGATGCCCTGCCCTTTAATTTGATCACAACCAACTTCACTTGTGTCTTTTCAGGCACATTTTGTATTCAAAAATCCATTCAATCTCATTCAACCAATTTATAAATTCTTCTATTTGTAAAGAACCTGAAAACTTAAGAATTTTgatacaaaattcaaaattcctaaatttattcttttctcGCTCAAGGGGTGGTCTCCTATAAATTCACCTCGGATTTTCAGTACTGGCCAGGAACCCATGATCACTCTCCTGATCCTAGTCACGCTACCCCTAGTTTTGTAGGTCCCTCTCTTCTAATCTATGGGTTAATTCTGAGATTTGCCTTTGCATGTCTTCGATGATGAGCTCCTAAACGTTTTCATCTCAAAGGGGGGGCTTCTCATCCCCTTCTTGGCTAAGCCCTGCTCCTTGACCTCTTCCATGGTTTGTTAACACAcacaacaagaaacaaattttCTTTCACGGGATTGTAGCACACAACTCACAATAAATCTGAAATCGTTGGGCTATGATACTACTGATGCAGATGAAAGCTAAAGAcaacaattaaacaaagaaCACATAATGGTTGTATAGGCAAAAAGGTTGCAGATGTAAGCCCTAAATTCACAagttttattctaaaaataatgataatcaaGTCTACCTTCTCAGGAGGTTTACAAAGCCGTAAATAGGATGAAAACTCTATTTTAactaagaaataaaacaaaattacaaaggaTAGaagcataaaattcaaaaataacaaagaacatcacaaaaactatcaaaatcaGGGCCCTAAAGTGAGATTTGTGATATCTAAAGGGGAAAACAACCTTTGGAGTCTCCTGTAAAAACTCAAGCACAatccaataatcaaataaaaaattatagctcTTTTGACCTGTTATTTTTATCTAACACGATTACATCTCTTCTTAAACCTAGATATGTCCTACtagtatataaatatatttattaggcCTTGCATGTAATTTGTTTGGGACATATCTTCATCTAATTAAAGCAAATAACTAACAGGCCCAACTATattaattactatataaaatattaaagaagagATAAGAACTATAAAGCTTATATGATTTGCCAGGAACCGATGGCTCCACCACATTAGAACCAATCTTAAGAAACTTGCCAGATCACTGTTCCAGAACAACTGGAGCAACTGGAAACGCGCTACCAGGATAATTAGCTCCAAACTAGTGACTAAATAGAAAACCCAGGGGGTTCAGAAGATTATCATTAGCTTCTTAGGTACTGTCATTGACTCCGATATAGAAAACAAGGTTTGGAACTTGGCACTGCCAATGGTACAGGGCAGTCTCAAATAATCAATTAGATATGAACATCAAGCTCACATTGAGCATGAATACAACGACAATCgaatttttttacataagacaatttttttagtttatgtacAGAATGGACCAATGGTGGTAAAAAGATTCTTTGTTTACAAAAAATCCCATTGCCAATAAACCTTCTGTACAATCCCTCCACCACTCCGCACAGCAAGACGGAGTGTTTCGGAAGCAGGTGGAACCCCCCAAAGATATGGCACTGCCACCGTCATTGTTAGCTTTTCGTGCAATCCACCTTTGATGGCCTTCTCTGCAGTCACGACCTGAAAAGTGAAGATTCATGTGCATTCTCAGATATAGCCAATCCACACATACAACCTCCAGGGATAGGAATCCTATTAAATTATGACTATACAAATAAAAGCAAGGCAACAAAGATgtcagacaaataaaaaattaaaagatagtcCTTTGCAGAGGTAGACATGACCGGCATTTTAAAAAGAAGGGAGTTTATCAAACCATGATTGAGAATAGTTCCCGTTCAGCTAAACACTAGCCCTATGTGAACCTGAAATAGAATGATAAGTATGAAAGGACGACTATGCTGTTTAGGGAATACACAAAAACACCTTCTCCTATATTGAATTAGATCCCATTACTACCTGTTGCATCATCCTGCAACCCACTTGCAGAAACTCCAAATGACCCGCCTAAAACATGCTCAAATTAGTTTAACATTTACACAAAACTTAATATGATATTGGCATTCAGTTACATATAATGAATCTTAATATTGTCAACTTCGTATACATCAAGTCTAGAGCCAACAATTAAGAGGCCAGTAGAAGGGTAGTTGTCTGTTTCTTCTTTCGGGGGATGTTTGGGAGTATAGTAtcaattgcttttttttcatcaaaaaaaagtatcaattgCTTTTCGaaatgtttttcactcggaaatgcattaaaataatgttttctttttaaattcttttttaatatctacacatcaaaacgatacaaaaacactaaaaaaaataactttaagcaaataattttttcaaattttcatgaaagcAAATGGAACTCAAACGGGCACTTCAATTTCAAGTCCAGTACAATTCTCAAAACACAATGTGACTTTCCTCGGTGGACTAAAAAACTGATGTGAATAACACCCAATCAGCACTAagcatgcaaataaaaaaaatattaaaacactcTCCGGTGAATTTGGGagtaaaaagctaaaaaaaaaaaaaaaaagtccctACTTTGTAAGGCAACACTGGAGCTGTCGCTGGAAGAGAAAGCATGAAATAAATTAACCGTAaacatctaatttatttttctccttgCTTTGAATATGATCAAATAAACCAAGTGAAGTTAACAGGATTAGATGAAGATTGCACtctcaatatcaaaatatacCATTGAAATGCTAGATTAATTTAGTCATAATAAGCATTACCTCCCCACCATGCTCCAAAACAGTGTCTTCTACAACATCACTCAACATCTCAATCGATCGGCAAAACCCAAAGATACAAAGCCTTCTCCCCGTATCAAGTCCCTAATATGACCAGATCTCATATAAATAAGATATCAGGGCTACAGATTTTAAAGAAGACCCTAAAACAATGGGTCAAAAAATTACTTACATTAGTTGCTGCAATATCAAAGAGTGCACCCAAGCATAagccttgatttggatccatgTAATCACTCTCTTGAAAACGTTGAAATCTCTGAGAAGTTTTTGATTTCCCTCGCTTCCTCTGTTTAAGTCCATTGGAAAAATCAGATACTTACAATCAATTACGTGCGGAAAGTAGCAAACAATATACACATATTACATTCATGCAGAGAAGTAAATGAGCAGCATTTCACCAATGTTATCTCaattagaagaaaagaaaagaaaaaacacagaaagaaacagaaaataacACAAACAAAAGCAAAACGGCATACGTTGGAAGAAGCGACAAGTCGAGGAACTACAGAGCCTCCAATCTGAACGAGCCCATCAGTTGTGAAAAGCGTGATTCTTTCTTCCCGAACCCATTCAATATCTGAAAACAAAATGCAAGAACAACCCCATTTGGTTTCATCTCATgaaaccaagaaagaaaaatagagtcTTTCTTACACaaatataacaagaattcaGTATTTTTAACTCGTATTAAAACTCGAAGAACATAacccttaattttattttctaattccaagaaaagaaaatacaaagtcCCAGACTTTATGGTGATTTTATAAACTGGAACTAAATGGGCTACATTCTAATTTGGTAATTAAAGATCTACAGCTGAAATCACGTAACTTTCTTTAAGATAATAAAACAGTAAGATGAAGAACAAAAGACATGTATACCGTTGTCGCCATCGGACCAAGGAAAGAAACCAAGAGATTCATCGCCGAGGAAGTTGCCAGAGTCTGAAGCTTTACAAGTGAATCGAATGGAGCGAGAGGAGCGAGAGTGCGAAGCTGAGGATTTAAAAGGAGAGGCAAAGGAGAGATATGAATTGGGTTCTCTGGAACGATAAATGTTAGAAGGGAGGGAAGAGAAGGGAGATAAACAAAGAGCAGAGGTTTCTGCCATTAGAATTtgaagaaacagaaacagaagaggaaaggaaaaaagattcAAGAGAGAGGAAGGATGGGGAATCTGGAGGAAAAAGAAGGAAACGGCCTGAAGGGAAAGGAGAGAGTTTTGACGCCACATATGGAATGGATGAACACGTGGCACAATATGTCGTCTATTGCAAGAGAGCCAGAGAATCCGGGTCTTGGAAAAACGGGTGGTCCCGGGCTTTTTTCAGCCAGCGGCGCTGCTCATGTTTGGTCAGTGGCAAAATTATccgattatttatttattcatgccTCAGTGATGATGAATTTGATCAGCTAAAATTAACTATGGTTGAGTAGAATTTTACAGAGAAGTTGCAAAAACTACATTTATTAATTCTAACAATTCAAATTAAGTCAAGATTCGTGATTAAAATAGTAAATATCagatgaaaaatcaaagttctaaacattaattcattaaacaaaaataaaaagtaattacaaaaaatacatttcatttgaaaaaatatcaaattgataatattttaatattttttgatggttttgatatgctgatgtaaaaaataaaaaaaattgttttaatatattttaaaataaaaaacacgatTTACCACAATAACAGACACGTATTTGAAGAAGCTAGTAATGACTAATCTTATGGCCATAATCTCAACCATTACATtactaccttgaaaaaaaagaattataaagatTGTGTTTTAAGAATATGCTCTTCATATTTGCCTATTCCTactcaaatctcattccatgaAAGAAAATTTGGACTTGATTGGTATAAAGTCTACACACTAAACTAAAGAATTGAGTTAGAAATGGagaatttataatatcaaaaggtTGTACTATCGGAAAGAAGATGCATATTTTCATGAATAACCAATTTATGGTAGAACCATACTTTCCAAACCTCTTTCCTAGGCAATTTatattatgttaaaatatttcaatCTTCTTGTTAACTACACACAACTTCCAACTATTCATCTCCTATTAAACTTAAAGCATATGAAAAGAAGGATTTCATAGGTTTGATCCTCTACAAACTTAAAAATCTAAAGATGTggactttacaaaaaaaactgaaagaaccatgaattatatatatagtgccCTTCACAAAGTAAGCCTAAAAGgacatcattttcttattttaatccctttttttttgttgtttcttttatttctttggtATGATTTGCTTATATGCACCATTTGATTACttgtaattgatattaaaaaaaaattacaatcgaTACTCATGGTAGAAGGTTTTTAAAGTCTAAAAGAATAAGTTCTTCTTATAAAGAGAATTGTTATGATTCTTTTAACACTAAACCAACTTCTATtcaaatcttaaatattttatctctTAATGATGAAATATTTAAGAGAACTATTTGAACCTTTTCTGCTTCTATAGGGGGCCACTTACCAccttcaataatataattaattcatccaaaaaaaatccaaactttaaaGCTATCATTATTGCCTTTTAAAAGAACTTTAACTCTTCtagctttaaaaattaaacatgttcaagagatataaaaaaatgactctTATTCATGTTACTAGGAAAGGTAAAAGCACTTGCCAGAAAAAAGGATGCTTCTCTTGAAAAAGATGATGATTATGATGACTTCATCCATTTTCTAAAACCCTTGGCCACATCTAGTTCTATTAATATATCTTCTTATGTAGCTGGGGATCTTAATCTTTTATAGCAACATTATTTCTAAAAAGATGTAAATTGAAACTTGTGATTATTGATTCCATATTTgagaatatatgtttttttttataaatataacttaATTCATCCCTTAGTAGCTGATGCaatcatattattcgatagtttcacccacatttaactagtgttttgcctatgttttatatataaaatgccttgatattctttattttatgttttgaaggcatttttggatgaaagatgcaaaaaggagtaaattagagataattgacagatttgacctttaGTCGatattttgtgcagagcgttagctctagaggttgaaataaagtgattccagtggcattaaaaatccaacatccatacctttctggacatctaaggcaagaaaataaaataagaaagagcatggaaatcgcagccttcaaagtcaaatctcgcaatatGTCAGTATTGACCTTCggtcattccgacttgaatatctggatcTACATAAGTctaattgatgcaaactcaattgttttggattcctgactcaaagacctataaacgctccaaatttcagcaaaaaacgatgtcatatgagggagatatgattttttaaagataacaactgaattctgccagcaaacaggtttcgtgaagaaacgagtccaaattacgttccgaagcatctaaaccgatatccaagtttttatttcagaaatttagctcctctaaaagcttgaagatttcatgcaaggctatttctccttttttaggaaaatagttattaaagtacttaaatgtaaacagtctacttaagggaggactattttgtaaaatagagactagggtttcctaggatataaaaagaatgagagaagagaaggggggcagccagccaagaagagaaaaacgcccccttcctctaagaaaccctaaatcatgcattctttcttctttttgattagttgttctacaaacatgcaaggctaaatactttttcttggttgcaaggacacggaaaccttcggatttcaagaactgtgagatttattttaccttttctttttagtttatatgatgaatatgtttgttctcctatgcttattttttctatgactgtttattttaattgctagagcggactctaagttattattgtagataatctattgctaagtttgatatcaaaactggagttgtggtatatgaacttgtgaagcaactgagtttaataattatgacggatctacgttattagtcttggggagaacattcaatcaaatcaaacatagactgcggacaattatgttttcttgattaatcaacttatctagttcttaaggctgccattgaattaaattactactgcggacactgtggttgtttgatggttagggttagttataaggcggatccgttaactaaccaatgttaataAGAGATagatattcagaatataaattgatgttttgtttccatgatcagttctgatttctgtaggtggatgtgtgcttgtaactaaggtttgttctcttgataattttctgattttattaaattttgtttgatagttttctgtttttttttgctttagcctagataacgtccaaccccccccaaattgcatatcatctagcataaaaatctgacttgaatcttcctcgtgagATCGACCctttgcttgctctatactatcttgtgtgttgtgtttgaagctagggtaattaatttgtgcgaccgcgacatcgcaacagtaGCATTTAATCTTCTCTTATTTTAaacacaagttttattttttttaattgtgctaaTATACACCTCTGAACCATTATCTAACAAATTAAGATTGACTTCTCACCTTTAACtaagaattttagaaattaggTTGCTTGACTGATAAAGTTTATTAATAAACacgataaataaaagaagatgatGAGAAGTGTACCTCTTATGtcttattcaatta of Populus trichocarpa isolate Nisqually-1 chromosome 16, P.trichocarpa_v4.1, whole genome shotgun sequence contains these proteins:
- the LOC7486515 gene encoding uncharacterized protein LOC7486515 isoform X2, with product MWRQNSLLSLQAVSFFFLQIPHPSSLLNLFSFPLLFLFLQILMAETSALCLSPFSSLPSNIYRSREPNSYLSFASPFKSSASHSRSSRSIRFTCKASDSGNFLGDESLGFFPWSDGDNDIEWVREERITLFTTDGLVQIGGSVVPRLVASSNRKRGKSKTSQRFQRFQESDYMDPNQGLCLGALFDIAATNGLDTGRRLCIFGFCRSIEMLSDVVEDTVLEHGGEVVTAEKAIKGGLHEKLTMTVAVPYLWGVPPASETLRLAVRSGGGIVQKVYWQWDFL
- the LOC7486515 gene encoding uncharacterized protein LOC7486515 isoform X1, encoding MWRQNSLLSLQAVSFFFLQIPHPSSLLNLFSFPLLFLFLQILMAETSALCLSPFSSLPSNIYRSREPNSYLSFASPFKSSASHSRSSRSIRFTCKASDSGNFLGDESLGFFPWSDGDNDIEWVREERITLFTTDGLVQIGGSVVPRLVASSNRKRGKSKTSQRFQRFQESDYMDPNQGLCLGALFDIAATNGLDTGRRLCIFGFCRSIEMLSDVVEDTVLEHGGEAGHLEFLQVGCRMMQQVHIGLVFS